A genomic window from Solanum dulcamara chromosome 11, daSolDulc1.2, whole genome shotgun sequence includes:
- the LOC129874718 gene encoding BTB/POZ domain-containing protein At3g49900, which translates to MEAIRNWADLGIVDTIYEDDGEDSSTTSLSVSPGISPSPSPPCSRVISWSQATGNETDVVIHVQNSRFRLHKDPLAARSGFLKRKLKGLSELTLSPPLKITAETFSLIAEFCYDSHIVITPFNVAALRTAAELLEMVEANNIAGGENLAQKTEAYFRRVIAVNREYASIVLRSCVSLLPECETTSSLLSRCIEALSLVDDGDGIMRCLNDVKELRTVEFQLIVKSMNRWLSGSHDQLYRVVDLYLKEYKGTITDEEKIIMCNYIDCTILSPQLLMHAVQNARMPLRFVVQAMFIEQLSTRRSILTVTAADNHNQNHHHYDHQIDHLQNKNEVSLGTILERDAALRQVSQLKAAMNATSSRIQSLEQELSGMKKLLNESDQNTKNILSHNSARSASFRLSSENKIDRGQIGSVSSASFRILTARDRAVMGSSNSSEVSYEESTKVEKSTFSRRFMNGLKSAFRVSKKKTETKVENVIEAEVGKQQHGDVVVIKKDVPFRRQPPSLD; encoded by the exons GTCGCAAGCTACCGGAAATGAGACTGATGTAGTCATACATGTTCAAAACTCACGTTTTCGCCTACACAAG GATCCGTTGGCCGCAAGGAGTGGATTTCTGAAAAGGAAGCTGAAGGGTCTGTCCGAATTAACACTCTCTCCGCCGTTAAAGATAACGGCCGAAACATTCTCCTTGATCGCCGAGTTTTGTTATGACTCGCACATCGTCATTACGCCGTTTAACGTCGCCGCTCTTCGTACGGCGGCGGAATTGCTAGAGATGGTGGAGGCTAATAACATTGCGGGTGGCGAGAACTTAGCTCAGAAAACGGAAGCATATTTCCGCCGTGTAATTGCCGTTAACCGAGAATATGCATCGATCGTGCTGCGTTCTTGTGTTTCCCTGCTCCCGGAGTGTGAAACGACGTCAAGCCTGTTGAGTAGATGTATTGAGGCGTTAAGTTTGGTAGACGATGGCGACGGCATTATGAGGTGCCTCAACGACGTTAAAGAGTTGCGCACTGTGGAATTTCAATTAATCGTCAAGTCAATGAATCGGTGGTTGAGCGGAAGCCATGACCAGCTCTATAGAGTTGTTGACCTTTATCTTAAG GAATACAAGGGGACGATAACAGATGAAGAAAAAATCATAATGTGTAATTACATCGACTGTACCATCCTCTCGCCTCAACTTCTCATGCACGCGGTGCAAAACGCCAGAATGCCATTAAGGTTTGTCGTCCAAGCCATGTTCATTGAGCAATTGAGCACCCGCCGTTCTATCCTCACGGTGACTGCTGCTGACAACCACAACCAGAACCACCACCACTACGATCATCAAATTGATCATCTCCAAAACAAAAACGAAGTCAGTTTGGGTACAATTCTCGAACGAGACGCAGCACTTCGTCAAGTGTCACAGCTTAAGGCGGCAATGAACGCGACGAGCTCGCGGATCCAGAGTTTGGAGCaagagttgagtggcatgaagAAGCTTCTTAACGAATCAGATCAAAACACGAAGAATATTTTGTCGCATAACTCTGCTCGCTCTGCTAGCTTTCGATTGAGTTCCGAGAATAAGATTGATAGAGGACAAATTGGATCAGTTTCATCAGCAAGCTTTCGGATACTTACAGCTAGAGATAGAGCGGTTATGGGGTCGTCTAATTCATCAGAAGTATCTTACGAGGAAAGTACGAAAGTTGAAAAGAGTACTTTTAGTCGAAGGTTTATGAACGGCTTGAAGAGTGCATTCCGAGTATCGAAGAAGAAAACAGAGACAAAGGTGGAAAATGTAATAGAGGCCGAAGTTGGTAAGCAACAACATGGTGATGTTGTGGTAATAAAGAAGGATGTGCCTTTTCGCAGGCAGCCTCCTTCTctagattaa